A single region of the Ignavibacteria bacterium genome encodes:
- a CDS encoding LPS-assembly protein LptD — translation MRAKNDTTAVKDTTKRKSDIDAVIYAAGSDSLVFRIPDRKMEIFGNGELKYKKTELKSANILVDFNLNRIQASGVADTSDTATVKLKGTPVMSEGGEVYKGSKLTYDFKTQRGIISAAKSKADAGFYGGSRVKKIDKETYFIKNGTYTTCDADSAHFFFYAKEMKVVMKSQIIAKWIWLYIGGVPLPIPLPFGVFPNETGRRSGIIAPAYGQSAQYGQYFSHLGYFWAISDYMDINLLSDLYLRGGYNLTSRFRYAKRYSLSGSVDGGFTSLQSGEKGDPDYGEKRDWRIGFYHNQQIDPTMRLDANLNYMSSKNYLNRTSYNYNDLLSQNIHSSATLSKTWEGSGNSLSLSYSRDQIIDASDSSQIGNIREVLPSASFTMLPTYPFKRKGRVDPADEKWYEQIGINYSGQFQNLRNKQSGVLTSHAGFQHSISTNIAPKIGYFNISPRFSYVERWYNKKIERTDYHVIDRARSTAGSIVYKDSVVTRDVNELNAVRSFDLGVEASTKLYGIIQPNAIGIQAMRHTITPRISYTYTPDFSSPTWGYYGTYTDAAGNLVKYNRFEREVFGGPGGGEQQNVNFSVNNIFEIKTMKDPSDTTSEAKKIQLLNLDANLSYNFVAPTNKLSDLFLSYRTQVGDLFSFNGSSSYSFYDFDYEKGTTSTRFLSSRKGGGFMRLTNFQFSVNTSLSAERLKGKETKKEEQTAPSVTQSAYGSQNPYMGIYNDEPPDYNIPWDLALSFSYNMDKRDPRHVSTYSNMNASFNFSLTESIKLAFTGSYDFKQKAFAAPQVRIYKDLHCWEMNLSWNPLGVYRGYRFEIRVKAPQLQDIKVERSRGQFSGR, via the coding sequence CTGAGGGCTAAAAATGATACTACAGCCGTTAAAGATACTACGAAAAGAAAGTCTGATATTGATGCCGTAATCTATGCCGCGGGCTCGGACTCTCTTGTCTTCAGAATACCCGACAGAAAAATGGAAATCTTTGGAAACGGGGAGCTGAAATACAAAAAAACTGAACTTAAAAGCGCAAATATACTAGTCGATTTTAACCTCAACCGCATTCAGGCCTCGGGTGTTGCAGACACTTCAGACACGGCCACGGTAAAACTTAAAGGCACCCCGGTAATGTCGGAAGGGGGGGAAGTCTATAAGGGCAGCAAGCTTACCTACGACTTTAAGACTCAGCGCGGCATAATCTCCGCGGCTAAAAGTAAGGCCGATGCGGGTTTCTACGGAGGCTCCAGGGTCAAGAAGATCGACAAGGAGACCTACTTTATTAAAAACGGAACCTATACCACCTGCGACGCCGACAGCGCGCACTTCTTCTTTTATGCAAAGGAAATGAAGGTGGTAATGAAAAGCCAGATTATTGCCAAATGGATCTGGCTTTATATAGGCGGCGTTCCATTGCCGATTCCGCTGCCTTTCGGCGTGTTTCCGAATGAAACCGGCAGACGTTCAGGCATTATTGCCCCGGCCTACGGGCAGAGCGCTCAGTACGGGCAGTACTTTTCTCACCTGGGATACTTTTGGGCAATAAGCGATTATATGGATATAAACCTCTTAAGCGACCTCTACTTAAGGGGTGGCTATAACCTCACAAGCCGCTTCCGCTATGCAAAACGCTACTCTCTTTCCGGAAGCGTGGACGGCGGATTTACAAGCCTGCAGTCGGGCGAAAAGGGAGATCCCGACTACGGCGAAAAAAGAGACTGGCGCATAGGTTTTTACCATAACCAGCAGATTGACCCCACGATGAGGCTGGATGCCAATCTGAATTATATGTCCTCAAAGAATTACCTGAACAGAACGAGCTATAACTATAACGACCTTTTAAGCCAGAACATACACTCCTCTGCAACTTTATCCAAGACATGGGAGGGTTCGGGCAACAGCTTATCTCTAAGTTACAGCCGCGACCAGATAATTGACGCTTCTGATTCATCACAGATAGGCAATATACGGGAAGTGCTCCCTTCTGCAAGCTTTACCATGCTTCCGACCTATCCTTTTAAGCGGAAGGGAAGAGTCGACCCTGCCGATGAGAAGTGGTACGAGCAGATCGGAATCAACTATTCGGGACAGTTCCAGAATTTAAGGAATAAGCAAAGCGGCGTCTTGACTTCACACGCTGGCTTCCAGCACAGTATCTCAACAAACATTGCTCCTAAGATCGGGTACTTTAATATTTCCCCCAGATTCAGCTATGTCGAGCGCTGGTACAATAAAAAAATTGAAAGAACAGATTACCATGTAATTGACCGCGCACGTTCAACTGCCGGAAGCATCGTCTATAAAGATTCTGTGGTAACAAGAGATGTTAATGAATTAAATGCAGTACGTTCCTTTGACCTTGGTGTGGAGGCTTCTACAAAGCTTTACGGCATAATTCAGCCTAATGCGATCGGCATTCAGGCCATGAGGCACACCATTACGCCCAGAATATCCTATACCTATACACCCGACTTTTCATCCCCCACATGGGGCTACTACGGAACCTATACGGATGCGGCGGGTAACTTAGTGAAATATAACAGGTTTGAACGCGAGGTCTTCGGGGGACCCGGGGGCGGCGAGCAGCAGAACGTGAACTTCAGTGTAAATAATATCTTTGAAATTAAAACAATGAAGGATCCATCGGATACAACTTCCGAGGCTAAAAAGATTCAGCTCTTAAACCTGGATGCAAACCTGAGCTATAATTTTGTCGCACCGACAAACAAATTGTCGGACCTCTTTCTTTCATACAGGACTCAGGTAGGGGATCTCTTCAGCTTTAACGGGTCATCTTCCTACTCTTTCTACGACTTTGATTACGAAAAGGGCACAACTTCAACCAGGTTCCTTTCCTCGCGTAAAGGAGGAGGCTTTATGCGCCTTACAAACTTCCAGTTCTCTGTCAATACCTCTCTGTCTGCTGAAAGGCTGAAGGGGAAAGAAACAAAGAAGGAAGAACAGACCGCGCCTTCGGTTACACAGAGCGCTTATGGCAGCCAGAACCCTTATATGGGTATTTACAATGATGAGCCGCCTGACTATAATATACCGTGGGACCTGGCTCTGAGTTTCAGCTACAACATGGATAAAAGGGACCCGAGGCATGTAAGCACCTATTCTAACATGAACGCCAGCTTTAACTTCAGTCTGACAGAAAGTATCAAGCTTGCTTTTACGGGCAGCTACGATTTCAAGCAGAAGGCTTTTGCGGCTCCGCAGGTCAGGATCTACAAGGATCTGCACTGCTGGGAGATGAACCTCAGCTGGAACCCCCTCGGGGTATACAGGGGCTACCGCTTTGAGATCAGGGTCAAGGCGCCTCAGCTTCAGGATATTAAAGTCGAGCGCTCAAGAGGCCAGTTCAGCGGAAGGTAA
- a CDS encoding DUF5103 domain-containing protein, with product MSRQNRSFHVILSVCAFLILFVSNAFAEELRRVLSLKAYTNRDETTLPVLLYDEGGSDLLTIEFDVDADQAPSLSIVFKFCDRNWTPYTNLFLENIGQNVARNLAFDALPVTVQEAKYHFKGSFPDEYGYVDFPFSGKWRFYITDSQDTSKVYASGKFYAVHPIMEAKSNIKHEFLEDINYFPTDLARVFNLTTDFTLPDELFPFNVENVEIIENHKIDYPYFVERKQDNTLNRYYTWDGNRKFSFTSKELRPGNEYRETDLRNYNIFNSRNVNAQFDGVETSRFFRENLRRDLNGGSVLTRYRDENAVYMNVTFRLRPPEDYSKKIFLVGSFTNWDVLPEYEMKEERSGIFTETVLLKRGIYDYQYVLAHLDDGKVNSIDWLTLEGNTFTTNNIYHVFIYYADPDKGGYDRIIGYQKVISK from the coding sequence ATGTCTAGGCAAAACCGGTCATTTCACGTTATTCTCTCTGTATGCGCCTTCTTAATCCTCTTCGTTTCAAATGCATTTGCTGAAGAGCTGAGAAGAGTATTGTCCCTGAAGGCCTACACAAACAGAGATGAAACTACACTGCCCGTCCTCCTCTACGACGAAGGGGGCAGCGATCTACTGACTATTGAGTTTGATGTCGATGCCGACCAGGCCCCGAGCCTCAGCATCGTTTTTAAGTTCTGCGATAGGAACTGGACGCCTTATACAAACCTATTCCTGGAAAACATTGGGCAGAACGTAGCCCGCAACCTGGCTTTCGATGCCCTGCCCGTAACCGTTCAGGAGGCAAAGTATCACTTTAAGGGGAGTTTTCCCGATGAATACGGCTACGTCGATTTCCCGTTCTCGGGCAAATGGCGGTTCTATATTACAGATTCACAGGATACGTCGAAGGTTTATGCTTCTGGAAAGTTCTATGCCGTTCATCCGATAATGGAAGCCAAATCAAATATTAAACACGAATTCCTGGAAGACATAAACTATTTCCCGACCGATCTGGCCAGGGTATTTAACCTGACAACCGACTTTACATTGCCCGATGAACTCTTCCCGTTTAACGTCGAGAACGTGGAAATTATTGAAAACCACAAGATCGATTACCCCTACTTTGTTGAAAGAAAACAGGATAATACTCTTAACAGGTATTACACCTGGGACGGCAACAGGAAATTCAGCTTTACTTCCAAAGAGCTTCGCCCGGGCAACGAGTACAGGGAAACAGACCTCAGGAATTATAATATCTTTAATTCCAGGAACGTTAACGCCCAGTTCGACGGCGTTGAAACTTCCAGGTTCTTCAGGGAAAACCTCAGGCGCGACCTTAACGGCGGCTCCGTCCTTACAAGATATAGGGATGAAAACGCCGTCTATATGAACGTGACCTTCAGACTGAGGCCTCCTGAAGACTATTCAAAGAAAATATTCCTCGTCGGATCCTTTACAAACTGGGATGTTCTTCCGGAATATGAAATGAAGGAAGAACGAAGCGGGATTTTTACCGAAACCGTTTTGCTTAAAAGAGGCATCTACGACTATCAGTATGTATTGGCTCACCTGGACGACGGCAAGGTAAACAGCATCGACTGGCTGACTTTGGAAGGAAACACATTTACTACGAACAATATATATCACGTTTTTATATATTATGCCGATCCCGACAAGGGGGGCTACGACAGAATTATCGGTTATCAAAAAGTAATCAGCAAGTAA
- a CDS encoding ROK family protein yields MAKNKKYVIGVDLGGTSIKVGVVSKEGKLIKKGFVDTLADQGPKVVVSQIKKGIELVLGDYEKEVGGIGIGAPGVVSMEKGTVENPPNLPGWKKVFLSRVIEDAFNLRTVVENDANAAAVGEMVFGAGKNFTDFMMVTLGTGVGGGIIINRKLYHGMQGAAGELGHTTIDYNGPKCNCGSYGCIETYVGNGYLVERVHKLLKDGKKSTKIYDLLDNNLNNLTPKIINDAAQLGDEFAKSVIVETGKYLGYALASSINLMDIHNVIIGGGVAGFGQLLFDSVRENAKQRVLKPLAPKVKIVPAKLKNEAGIKGASSLVFYSEK; encoded by the coding sequence ATGGCAAAAAACAAAAAGTATGTGATCGGCGTCGATTTAGGAGGCACTTCAATTAAGGTGGGTGTCGTTTCAAAAGAGGGAAAACTGATTAAAAAAGGATTCGTCGATACCCTTGCCGATCAGGGTCCGAAGGTGGTCGTCAGCCAGATAAAAAAAGGAATTGAACTAGTCCTGGGAGATTACGAAAAGGAGGTAGGCGGAATAGGTATTGGTGCTCCCGGTGTGGTCTCAATGGAAAAAGGGACTGTTGAAAACCCCCCGAACCTGCCCGGCTGGAAGAAAGTTTTCTTAAGCAGGGTTATTGAAGACGCATTTAATTTGAGGACAGTTGTTGAAAACGATGCCAATGCTGCTGCAGTGGGCGAAATGGTCTTTGGCGCAGGTAAAAATTTCACCGATTTTATGATGGTTACACTAGGAACAGGTGTTGGCGGCGGCATAATTATTAACCGCAAGCTCTATCACGGAATGCAGGGTGCCGCAGGCGAACTGGGGCACACCACAATCGACTATAACGGTCCAAAGTGCAATTGCGGGTCATATGGCTGCATAGAGACTTATGTCGGCAACGGCTACCTGGTAGAAAGGGTCCATAAGCTGCTTAAGGACGGAAAGAAGTCTACAAAGATTTATGACCTGCTGGATAATAACCTGAATAACCTTACACCTAAAATTATAAACGATGCCGCTCAGCTTGGCGACGAGTTTGCAAAATCTGTAATCGTCGAGACAGGCAAATACCTGGGCTATGCACTTGCTTCTTCGATAAACCTGATGGATATTCATAATGTTATTATAGGCGGCGGAGTTGCAGGCTTCGGCCAGCTCCTTTTTGACTCGGTCCGCGAGAACGCCAAGCAGAGGGTGCTTAAGCCTCTTGCCCCCAAGGTCAAAATTGTTCCTGCAAAGCTGAAAAACGAAGCAGGAATCAAAGGCGCTTCCTCACTCGTATTCTACAGCGAGAAATAA
- a CDS encoding Gfo/Idh/MocA family oxidoreductase, with translation MEKLKLGIIGTGHLGKLHIKISKTIPGCELAGIFDMDAEKAKECGSEFNVNVFNSLDEILAATDAVSIVATTSAHYELAKKALEAGRHVFVEKPITKLISEAEELVQLAEKKSLNLQVGHIERFNPALLSLDNYKLEPKFIQSDRLAQFNPRGTDVAVVLDLMIHDIDIILSLVKSDVKHVHASGVAVVSDNIDIANARLEFENGAVANVTASRISQKKMRKMRMFQRDSYISLDFNTGVSEVYRLVSKDETIENNFISFGEMGIGDKKKQVVYEQPEVKEVNALQYELKLFIDSVLNNTKPVVSGLDGLRALKVAEAIIKEIENSQIK, from the coding sequence ATGGAAAAATTAAAACTTGGAATTATAGGAACAGGGCATCTAGGTAAACTTCATATTAAAATATCTAAAACGATACCCGGATGCGAACTGGCAGGCATCTTTGATATGGATGCTGAAAAAGCCAAAGAATGCGGCAGCGAGTTTAACGTAAACGTCTTTAACTCACTTGATGAAATCCTTGCCGCTACAGATGCGGTTTCAATTGTTGCTACAACCAGCGCTCATTATGAGCTGGCAAAAAAAGCCCTTGAGGCTGGCCGCCACGTCTTCGTCGAAAAACCGATCACAAAGCTGATCTCTGAGGCTGAGGAACTGGTTCAGCTTGCAGAGAAGAAATCTCTTAATCTTCAGGTGGGGCATATAGAAAGATTTAACCCGGCTTTACTTTCTCTGGACAATTATAAGCTGGAGCCGAAGTTTATTCAAAGCGACCGCCTGGCGCAGTTTAACCCGCGCGGAACCGACGTCGCCGTTGTTTTAGACCTCATGATTCACGATATTGATATTATACTCAGCCTTGTAAAAAGCGACGTCAAGCATGTCCATGCAAGCGGGGTTGCGGTAGTTTCGGATAATATAGATATAGCCAATGCCCGTCTGGAATTTGAAAACGGAGCCGTGGCCAACGTAACTGCCAGCAGAATATCCCAGAAGAAAATGAGAAAAATGAGAATGTTCCAGCGCGACAGCTATATTTCTCTGGACTTTAATACGGGGGTCTCTGAAGTCTACAGGCTTGTCTCAAAAGATGAAACCATTGAAAATAACTTTATTTCCTTCGGCGAAATGGGCATAGGCGATAAGAAAAAGCAGGTGGTCTATGAGCAGCCCGAGGTAAAGGAAGTTAACGCCCTTCAGTATGAGCTTAAACTCTTTATAGATTCGGTGCTTAATAATACAAAGCCCGTTGTAAGCGGCCTGGACGGCCTGAGGGCCTTGAAGGTAGCTGAAGCTATAATAAAGGAAATTGAAAATTCACAGATTAAGTAA
- a CDS encoding DUF4097 domain-containing protein, protein MKSVSYLLKRASGLFLLAALTLGFAANLKAGDLKTIEEKTIPTSMGKKLELSTSSGDVYVSTWNRPEVYVKISGNKRAHDKMHFNIEGTGEGVKVQGKSGGSWLWFGWNVVYVKYEIKLPANYNAYIRTSGGDIKIYDLNGSIKFETSGGDITLFNTKGYTNLSTSGGDIKLENTSGDMKMSTSGGDVQVHNFNGNLKASTSGGDMTLEGKGGRVEASTTGGDITLNYFDTNYGIDLETSGGDITVRVPGSFSANADLSTSGGEIECSLPVTQTGKLTGSKLRGELNGGGKTLHCYTSGGDIKVIK, encoded by the coding sequence ATGAAATCTGTCAGTTATTTATTAAAAAGAGCTTCCGGCCTGTTCTTACTTGCAGCCCTCACTCTGGGCTTTGCAGCAAATTTAAAGGCCGGCGACCTTAAGACTATCGAGGAAAAGACTATTCCCACCTCCATGGGCAAGAAACTGGAGCTTAGTACCTCTTCAGGCGACGTCTACGTCAGTACCTGGAACCGCCCTGAGGTATACGTCAAAATAAGCGGTAACAAAAGGGCCCACGACAAAATGCACTTCAATATCGAAGGCACAGGAGAAGGGGTTAAAGTCCAGGGAAAAAGCGGCGGCTCCTGGCTCTGGTTCGGCTGGAATGTTGTGTACGTTAAATATGAAATTAAACTTCCCGCAAACTATAACGCCTATATCAGAACCTCGGGAGGGGATATAAAAATCTACGACCTCAATGGTTCAATTAAATTTGAAACCTCGGGTGGCGACATAACTTTATTTAATACAAAGGGTTACACGAATCTCAGCACCTCGGGCGGAGATATAAAACTCGAAAATACAAGCGGAGATATGAAAATGTCTACATCCGGGGGCGACGTCCAGGTCCATAACTTTAACGGAAACCTCAAGGCCTCAACCTCCGGCGGCGATATGACACTCGAGGGCAAAGGGGGCCGCGTCGAAGCCTCTACTACCGGGGGAGATATAACTCTTAACTACTTCGATACCAACTACGGAATTGACCTCGAGACCTCGGGCGGTGATATTACAGTCAGGGTACCCGGCAGCTTTTCTGCCAATGCCGACCTTTCAACCTCGGGCGGGGAAATTGAATGCAGTCTACCCGTTACACAAACCGGAAAACTTACGGGCTCTAAACTCCGAGGCGAACTTAACGGAGGCGGTAAAACACTCCATTGCTATACCTCCGGCGGCGATATTAAGGTGATAAAGTAG